Proteins from a single region of Chloroherpeton thalassium ATCC 35110:
- a CDS encoding heme lyase CcmF/NrfE family subunit, with protein MLFHFLTGKFITILGFVAAVLSMYAYFRSAQNEQKPALRDEWRTHGRDFFWVMFGSISVSGLHLLYLILSHQFEYSYVKHYSSTDLNLFYLISTFYAGQEGSFLLWLFFAALCGIFVIRAAKDYEPHVMSVLTLSQAFLLSMLLGIELPVIGTVGSDPFTLVPGIVKDASLFSLTLSAIPEGDGLNPLLQNPWMVIHPPTLFVGFASLIVPFGFAIAAMWRQRYDDWIRPAMPWTLFGTGSLGLGIIMGGYWAYKVLGWGGYWGWDPVENSSLVPWLVMSALIHTMIVQKKNGGLKRTNLLLAVLAYVFVLYSTFLTRSGILGDFSVHSFTDLGLYNQLLVFVIGFLALGIGFLLFRMRTIPVRTSSEEIFSREYFLLAGSVVLLLISFVVAAGTSAPILNRLFTDRPNPILPEFYNRVTLPLAILIGLFSAVGQLLWWKKIDKETLMKAFAVPLGLSVFGTGALVILGLHDPAIALFAFASFLSLFANGQMLVKILSGNPRYIGGSLTHVGLALMLLGILAGYYDRSEHAELPKGEPVEIFGKTLTYTGAQTPDGEKNEYVIKIEDGDETLEAKPVMYETNNMVVQNPDVLHSLTNDFYISPVNIMLKGNPNVATLGQNETKRIGDYEVKFVGFKLPEKIKLDPNAAKPLRIFALLAVTHTGKTDTLKPAFTLAPGKESLIEPDALPGNPNIKFAMTDIDPRDKKVLIEAVGLNLEREGSDETLIIEASLKPFINVLWLGTYLVTFGFIISIYRRWRERRFEDEIEED; from the coding sequence ATGCTGTTTCATTTTTTGACGGGAAAATTTATCACGATTTTGGGCTTTGTGGCCGCCGTGCTTTCCATGTACGCTTATTTTCGCTCGGCGCAAAACGAGCAAAAACCCGCCCTGCGCGACGAATGGCGCACGCACGGACGCGATTTCTTTTGGGTCATGTTCGGCTCAATCTCGGTTAGCGGCCTGCATCTGCTCTACCTGATTTTGTCGCATCAATTCGAGTATAGCTATGTGAAGCATTACTCCTCCACCGACTTGAACTTGTTTTATCTCATCTCCACTTTTTATGCCGGGCAAGAAGGAAGCTTTCTGCTTTGGCTCTTTTTTGCGGCGCTGTGCGGGATTTTCGTCATCCGCGCGGCGAAGGACTACGAGCCGCATGTCATGAGCGTTTTGACGCTTTCGCAAGCGTTTTTGCTTTCGATGCTGCTCGGCATCGAGTTGCCCGTTATCGGCACCGTCGGCAGCGACCCGTTTACGCTCGTGCCGGGCATCGTAAAGGACGCCTCGTTGTTTAGCCTCACGCTGAGCGCGATTCCCGAAGGCGACGGGCTGAATCCGCTTTTGCAAAATCCATGGATGGTCATTCATCCGCCGACGCTTTTCGTCGGGTTTGCTTCATTGATTGTCCCGTTCGGCTTTGCTATTGCGGCGATGTGGCGTCAGCGCTACGACGATTGGATTCGTCCGGCCATGCCATGGACGCTGTTCGGCACCGGCTCGCTCGGGTTGGGCATCATCATGGGCGGCTATTGGGCGTATAAGGTGCTGGGCTGGGGCGGCTATTGGGGCTGGGACCCGGTGGAAAATTCCTCGCTGGTGCCTTGGCTTGTCATGTCGGCGCTGATTCACACGATGATCGTGCAGAAAAAAAACGGCGGCCTGAAACGCACCAACCTGTTGCTCGCCGTGTTGGCCTATGTTTTCGTGCTGTATAGCACCTTTTTAACCCGCAGCGGCATTCTGGGCGATTTTTCCGTCCATTCTTTTACCGATCTTGGGCTTTACAATCAGCTTCTCGTTTTCGTCATCGGCTTTTTGGCGCTCGGCATCGGCTTTTTGCTTTTCCGCATGAGGACGATTCCGGTAAGAACCTCGAGCGAGGAAATTTTTTCGCGCGAATATTTTCTGCTGGCCGGTTCGGTGGTTTTGCTGCTAATCAGCTTTGTCGTGGCCGCCGGCACGTCCGCGCCGATTTTGAACCGACTTTTCACCGACCGCCCGAATCCGATTTTGCCCGAATTTTATAACCGCGTCACGCTTCCGCTGGCGATTCTCATCGGGCTGTTTTCCGCCGTCGGCCAATTGCTTTGGTGGAAAAAAATCGACAAGGAAACCTTGATGAAGGCTTTTGCCGTGCCGCTTGGACTTTCTGTTTTCGGCACGGGCGCACTCGTGATTTTGGGCTTGCACGATCCGGCCATCGCGCTTTTTGCCTTTGCGTCGTTCCTTTCACTTTTCGCCAACGGCCAAATGCTCGTCAAGATTTTATCGGGAAATCCGCGTTATATCGGCGGCTCGCTGACGCATGTCGGGCTTGCGCTCATGTTGCTCGGCATTTTGGCCGGCTATTACGACCGCTCCGAACACGCCGAATTGCCGAAGGGCGAGCCGGTGGAAATTTTTGGCAAAACGCTCACCTACACCGGCGCCCAAACGCCCGACGGCGAAAAAAACGAATACGTAATAAAAATCGAGGACGGCGATGAGACGCTGGAGGCAAAGCCCGTCATGTACGAAACGAACAACATGGTTGTGCAAAACCCCGATGTGCTGCATTCTTTGACCAACGATTTTTACATCTCACCGGTCAATATCATGCTGAAGGGAAATCCGAATGTGGCGACGCTTGGGCAAAACGAAACCAAGCGCATCGGCGACTATGAAGTCAAATTTGTCGGATTCAAGCTGCCAGAAAAAATCAAGCTCGATCCAAACGCTGCTAAACCGCTGCGCATTTTTGCGCTTTTGGCCGTCACGCACACGGGAAAAACCGATACGCTCAAGCCGGCCTTTACGCTTGCGCCGGGCAAAGAATCCCTGATCGAGCCGGACGCTTTGCCCGGCAATCCGAATATCAAATTCGCCATGACGGATATTGATCCGAGGGATAAAAAGGTGCTGATAGAGGCCGTCGGCTTAAATCTCGAGCGTGAGGGCTCGGACGAAACCTTGATTATCGAGGCGAGCCTGAAGCCGTTCATCAATGTGCTTTGGCTGGGGACGTATCTCGTCACGTTCGGCTTTATCATTTCGATTTATCGCCGCTGGCGCGAACGCCGTTTTGAAGACGAGATCGAAGAAGATTAG
- the dprA gene encoding DNA-processing protein DprA — protein sequence MMASPNASDFGKHLSFLILSQIPSIGSHRLRSLLAEFSSHREVFSASPERIRQLAGFSEKLGAEICAFGQNKEKMALAEAQAYRQFELMEKYHARLMAISDADYPALLKQIYTPPAYLFVRGSLTPEDSRSLAVVGTRQATDYGKKATRKLCQGLVANRMTIVSGLAYGIDMTAHQAALEAGGRTLAVLACGVDNIYTDPKGKIYPAIIENGALLSEEWLGSEITAEKFPKRNRIISGLSLGTLVVESDYKGGALITAAYALDQNREVFAVPGNIFAKKANGTNSLIRDAKAKLVLSAEDILNELQPHTSQINLFEENGHRPLPPQESLSQEESDILALINASPIQIDELVEKSGMAVSDLQCTLFELELKHQVEQLPGKFFKRIA from the coding sequence ATGATGGCATCCCCCAATGCTTCCGATTTCGGAAAGCATCTTTCGTTTCTGATCCTTTCCCAAATTCCATCCATTGGCTCGCACCGGCTGCGAAGCCTTCTTGCCGAGTTTTCATCGCATCGAGAAGTTTTTTCCGCATCGCCGGAGCGCATCCGGCAACTGGCTGGATTTAGCGAAAAGCTTGGTGCGGAGATTTGCGCATTTGGCCAAAACAAAGAGAAAATGGCGCTGGCTGAAGCACAGGCCTACCGGCAATTCGAACTCATGGAAAAATACCATGCACGCCTCATGGCCATCAGCGACGCCGATTACCCGGCGCTGCTCAAACAAATCTATACGCCGCCGGCTTATCTTTTTGTGCGCGGCTCGCTAACGCCCGAAGATAGCCGCAGTCTTGCGGTTGTGGGCACGCGACAAGCTACCGACTACGGCAAAAAAGCAACGCGAAAACTTTGCCAAGGCCTGGTAGCAAACAGGATGACGATCGTCAGCGGCCTTGCCTACGGCATCGACATGACAGCTCACCAAGCGGCGCTCGAAGCTGGCGGACGCACGCTCGCGGTGCTTGCTTGCGGCGTCGATAATATTTACACTGATCCAAAAGGGAAAATCTATCCGGCCATTATTGAAAACGGCGCGCTGCTTTCCGAAGAATGGCTGGGAAGCGAGATTACAGCGGAAAAATTTCCCAAGCGCAATCGCATTATTTCAGGTCTTTCGCTCGGCACGCTGGTTGTGGAATCAGATTATAAAGGCGGCGCGCTCATTACAGCGGCCTACGCGCTTGACCAAAACCGCGAAGTTTTTGCCGTTCCAGGCAATATTTTCGCCAAAAAAGCGAATGGCACAAACAGTCTCATTCGCGACGCCAAAGCAAAATTGGTGCTTTCGGCTGAAGATATTTTAAACGAACTGCAGCCGCACACCTCACAAATCAACTTGTTTGAAGAAAATGGCCATCGCCCGTTGCCGCCACAAGAATCGCTGAGCCAGGAAGAATCGGATATTTTGGCGCTCATCAATGCCTCCCCGATTCAAATCGATGAGCTTGTGGAAAAATCAGGCATGGCGGTTTCGGATTTGCAATGCACACTTTTCGAGCTTGAACTCAAGCATCAAGTAGAGCAGCTTCCTGGAAAGTTTTTCAAACGCATCGCGTAA
- a CDS encoding rhodanese-like domain-containing protein has protein sequence MLNFLLKHLRSLELVEQFVENAHPACTSLEHHTLFELMQSSALETLRIFDVRAFQEFEISHLEQAISVPPETEVSHFFETFENELSGKKLVFYCSVGLRSAEFIGKVQNKCLNAGALSVHNLKGGIFRWYNAGLPVVSANGKTDELHPYNSFWELLVEKRAQ, from the coding sequence ATGCTTAATTTTTTGCTAAAACACCTACGCTCGCTGGAGCTTGTTGAGCAATTTGTGGAAAATGCGCATCCCGCGTGCACTTCGCTTGAGCATCACACGCTTTTTGAGCTCATGCAATCCTCAGCGCTGGAAACGCTGCGCATTTTTGATGTGCGCGCGTTTCAGGAATTTGAAATTAGCCATCTTGAACAAGCGATTTCCGTCCCGCCAGAAACTGAAGTTTCTCATTTTTTCGAAACGTTTGAAAACGAGCTTTCCGGCAAAAAGCTCGTTTTTTATTGCTCGGTTGGCCTGAGAAGCGCCGAATTTATTGGAAAAGTTCAAAACAAATGCTTAAATGCCGGTGCTTTGTCGGTGCATAATCTCAAAGGCGGAATTTTCCGATGGTACAATGCCGGCTTGCCCGTTGTTTCGGCAAACGGCAAAACCGACGAGCTTCATCCATACAATAGCTTTTGGGAATTGCTGGTTGAAAAACGAGCGCAGTAG
- a CDS encoding NUDIX domain-containing protein, whose translation MYKTKISVKALILKQNQVLAIKQVRKKGVYYSLPGGKQKRCESLIETLVRECKEELGTEIFIDDLWALNDSTSEKEKADKLKRKHALEFVFRCEVPESYQIHNGPSPDKGQVSVEWIDIDTLRGVPFYPNWIKQALKERHFQRKIYHGLNPAYLFLLRENRIL comes from the coding sequence ATGTACAAAACGAAAATTTCAGTTAAGGCTCTCATTTTAAAGCAAAACCAAGTTTTAGCCATCAAGCAAGTCAGAAAAAAGGGCGTTTATTATTCGCTTCCGGGCGGCAAACAAAAACGTTGCGAATCGCTGATCGAAACGCTGGTTCGTGAATGCAAGGAAGAACTTGGAACCGAAATTTTTATCGATGATTTATGGGCGCTCAACGATTCCACATCGGAAAAAGAAAAAGCCGATAAGCTTAAGCGAAAACATGCGCTTGAGTTCGTTTTCCGATGCGAAGTTCCGGAAAGTTATCAAATCCACAACGGGCCATCTCCCGACAAAGGGCAAGTCAGTGTGGAATGGATCGATATTGATACATTGCGCGGCGTGCCATTTTATCCAAACTGGATCAAGCAGGCACTCAAAGAGCGACATTTTCAGCGGAAAATCTATCATGGGCTCAATCCGGCTTACCTGTTTCTTTTAAGGGAAAATAGAATTTTATAA
- a CDS encoding LptF/LptG family permease, which translates to MTILTRYILKSHIGPFVFGFATVVFVFLMQFLARYLDRFVGKGLEMNVIIELIVLQIAWMAVLAAPMAVLISTLMTFGNMVNSSEMTAIRASGISLLRIMIPIIVAGAILTYLMERFNNIVLPEANHQAKVLLMDISRAKPSFGLEENVFSDMIRGYTILARKTDEKSSNIAGVTIYDNRNSTRNVVITADSGFFEFTSDLRNMIMTLKHGEMHELVNPENHSYRRVNFETHKVVFEATGYGFERTDENSISRGDRELSATTMMDICDSLEERVSKSYSAINDTRDAELSRIMRTPTGYDSLPHAASIVPDSLDILANIPPKRRYSVLDRAITQARVHLNEAHHQYFSINSNTRLINKYLVEVHKKYAIPFACLFFVFVGVPLGVLARRGGFGIGAGLSLIFFLLYWVFLIGGEKLADRDIVSPAIAMWMGNVVISVIGAVLLALVSGVKISRSR; encoded by the coding sequence ATGACCATACTTACTCGTTACATTTTAAAGTCTCACATTGGGCCGTTCGTTTTCGGCTTTGCCACGGTGGTTTTTGTGTTTCTCATGCAATTTTTAGCGCGCTATTTAGATCGATTCGTGGGAAAAGGCTTGGAGATGAATGTGATCATCGAGCTCATTGTGCTGCAAATTGCCTGGATGGCCGTGCTGGCTGCCCCAATGGCCGTGCTGATTTCCACGCTGATGACTTTCGGCAACATGGTCAATTCCTCCGAAATGACAGCCATTCGCGCCAGTGGTATTTCGCTGTTGCGCATTATGATTCCAATTATTGTGGCCGGCGCGATTCTCACCTACTTGATGGAACGCTTCAACAACATCGTTTTGCCCGAAGCCAACCACCAAGCCAAAGTGCTCTTGATGGATATTTCCAGAGCGAAACCCAGTTTTGGACTTGAGGAAAACGTTTTTTCCGATATGATTCGCGGCTACACGATCCTTGCCCGAAAAACTGACGAGAAGTCATCGAACATTGCCGGCGTCACGATTTACGACAATAGAAATAGCACGCGAAATGTTGTCATCACGGCGGACTCGGGATTTTTTGAATTTACCAGCGATTTGCGAAATATGATTATGACGCTCAAGCACGGAGAAATGCACGAGCTCGTTAACCCTGAAAATCACTCGTATCGACGCGTGAATTTTGAAACGCATAAAGTTGTATTTGAAGCAACAGGATACGGGTTCGAACGAACCGACGAAAATTCCATTAGCCGCGGCGATCGTGAACTTTCCGCAACCACGATGATGGACATCTGCGATAGCCTCGAGGAACGCGTTAGCAAATCCTATTCAGCTATCAACGACACGCGCGACGCCGAGCTGAGTCGCATCATGCGAACGCCGACAGGCTACGATAGCTTACCACACGCAGCGTCAATCGTGCCCGATTCATTGGATATTTTGGCGAACATTCCACCCAAACGACGATATAGCGTGCTCGACCGCGCCATCACGCAGGCAAGAGTCCATCTGAACGAAGCCCATCATCAATATTTTTCTATCAATAGCAACACGCGCTTGATAAACAAATACCTGGTTGAAGTGCATAAAAAATATGCCATTCCGTTTGCGTGCTTGTTTTTCGTTTTTGTGGGCGTGCCGTTGGGCGTGCTTGCGCGACGCGGCGGATTCGGCATTGGCGCGGGGCTTTCCTTAATTTTCTTTTTGCTCTACTGGGTGTTTTTAATTGGCGGCGAAAAACTGGCGGATCGAGATATTGTCAGCCCAGCGATTGCCATGTGGATGGGCAATGTGGTCATTTCAGTGATTGGCGCGGTGCTGCTGGCCTTGGTTTCGGGCGTAAAAATCAGTCGCTCGCGTTAG
- a CDS encoding NUDIX hydrolase: MSKFPNDPKPWKTLSSKYLFNRPWLTMRQDHVVLPTGGEVEEFYVWEYPAWVNVVAITKANEVVLIRQYRYAIGEVYYEIPAGVHDKPEESLLEAAKRELLEETGFGGGTWQPWMELCANPAIQTNITHTFLATDVEPVQAQTLEATEEISVHLLPVNALKKLILDREIIQALHTAPLLKYLLTRED, encoded by the coding sequence ATGTCAAAATTTCCCAACGACCCAAAACCGTGGAAAACCTTAAGTTCAAAATATCTTTTTAATCGGCCTTGGCTCACGATGCGCCAAGATCATGTTGTGCTGCCAACGGGCGGCGAAGTCGAAGAATTTTATGTGTGGGAATATCCGGCGTGGGTAAATGTGGTGGCCATTACGAAGGCGAACGAAGTGGTGCTGATTCGCCAATATCGCTACGCCATCGGCGAAGTGTATTATGAAATTCCCGCCGGCGTGCATGACAAACCGGAGGAATCTTTGCTCGAGGCGGCCAAACGCGAGCTGCTCGAGGAAACCGGTTTCGGCGGCGGCACTTGGCAGCCTTGGATGGAACTTTGCGCCAATCCCGCCATTCAAACCAACATTACGCACACATTTTTAGCGACCGATGTTGAACCCGTTCAAGCGCAAACGCTGGAAGCAACGGAGGAAATTTCCGTGCATCTTCTGCCCGTCAATGCGTTGAAAAAGCTCATCTTGGACAGGGAAATAATTCAAGCGCTGCACACCGCGCCGCTCTTGAAATATCTTCTAACTCGGGAAGATTGA
- a CDS encoding peroxiredoxin gives MIAEGKKAPDFTLPDSTGKEVSLSDYAGKKVLLVFYPGDDTPVCTTQLCSYRDNFSAFTERGITVLGISTNTIESHESFASRNELPFTLLSDSKKKVSEDYGALNFLGMSERAYVYIDEAGTVRLSFSELLPLFYRSTQDLLAQIDSFSNNA, from the coding sequence ATGATTGCAGAAGGAAAAAAAGCACCGGATTTTACGCTTCCTGATTCCACAGGAAAGGAAGTTTCCTTATCAGATTACGCAGGGAAAAAAGTTCTTTTGGTCTTTTACCCGGGTGACGACACGCCGGTTTGCACCACGCAACTGTGTAGCTACCGCGATAACTTCTCCGCCTTTACAGAGCGCGGAATTACCGTATTGGGAATCAGCACAAACACGATCGAATCGCACGAAAGCTTTGCTTCGCGCAACGAGCTGCCATTTACGCTCCTGAGCGACTCGAAGAAAAAAGTCTCGGAAGACTATGGCGCGCTGAATTTTTTAGGCATGTCGGAGCGCGCGTATGTTTATATCGATGAAGCGGGAACCGTGCGACTGTCTTTCAGCGAATTGCTTCCGCTGTTTTATCGCTCGACGCAAGATTTACTTGCCCAAATTGACTCGTTCTCAAACAACGCTTAA
- a CDS encoding UbiA family prenyltransferase produces MQLLLRALDYVFLLRPTLMFPVWITMMCGFAVRTEPDFFTNSPLPYFALLLFSLSAGTTYIFNQIADRESDFHNNKLFLLSHHHISLTAAWIEAVLLTLFSLVLSTSISMAFFWVQVAVVVAGICYSFFGFMSHPALGLLINFLGGIFSFLGGYFAIPDFQSDLFDQLMLSLPYGFAWGAVYLLVSIPDVAGDKKFGKNTIAVVHGEKRAMFDAFLLVLIAALLGALTQNFYVLITVGLSGLISTPYFFKVFADGDLSKISTPVKLSMLLLSFALFFSYPMLLALLAATVLLSRFYYQKRFGLKYP; encoded by the coding sequence ATGCAGCTTTTGTTACGCGCCCTTGACTATGTTTTTTTGCTTCGCCCCACCCTGATGTTTCCGGTTTGGATTACCATGATGTGCGGCTTTGCGGTTAGAACCGAGCCGGATTTTTTCACCAACTCGCCTTTGCCGTATTTCGCGCTGCTGCTGTTTTCGCTCAGCGCTGGCACAACTTATATTTTCAACCAAATTGCCGACAGGGAATCGGATTTTCATAACAACAAGCTTTTTTTACTTTCACACCATCACATTTCGCTCACAGCGGCCTGGATTGAGGCGGTTTTGCTCACGCTATTTTCGCTGGTGCTGAGCACATCGATTTCAATGGCCTTTTTTTGGGTACAAGTTGCCGTTGTTGTGGCCGGAATTTGTTATAGTTTTTTCGGTTTCATGAGTCATCCCGCGTTGGGTTTGCTGATCAATTTTCTGGGAGGCATTTTTTCTTTTTTGGGAGGCTATTTTGCGATTCCCGATTTTCAAAGCGACCTGTTCGATCAGTTGATGCTTTCGCTGCCGTATGGATTTGCGTGGGGCGCAGTGTATTTGCTCGTTTCGATTCCCGATGTCGCCGGCGATAAAAAATTTGGAAAAAATACCATCGCTGTGGTTCATGGCGAAAAGCGAGCAATGTTCGATGCGTTTTTGCTTGTATTAATCGCGGCGCTGCTTGGCGCACTCACACAAAACTTTTACGTTTTAATCACGGTCGGGCTTTCGGGACTGATTTCCACGCCTTACTTTTTTAAAGTGTTTGCCGATGGAGACCTCAGCAAAATTTCCACGCCGGTGAAGCTTTCCATGTTGCTCCTAAGCTTTGCGCTATTTTTTTCTTACCCGATGCTGCTTGCGTTGCTTGCCGCCACGGTTTTGCTCAGCCGATTTTATTATCAAAAACGTTTTGGGTTAAAATATCCGTAG
- the bchJ gene encoding bacteriochlorophyll 4-vinyl reductase, which yields MSASHQSGDIARIGPNSIIQTFNALSTRFGEERTKAIFRSAGHEKYIGNLPSEMVNEAEFHALVKAVLEEIGEKDASEILKDSGQRTAEYLLKNRIPGIFQSLVKLMPKKLGMKLLLFAISKNAWTFAGSGAFSFEVGDTMYIRVRVSFPSKPVVAYFYGGTFYKLLRTLIDPAAHVAIEEHSEKGEIDCFYNVTLH from the coding sequence ATGTCTGCGAGTCATCAAAGCGGAGATATCGCCCGAATCGGGCCAAACTCAATCATTCAAACCTTTAATGCGCTCAGCACGCGCTTTGGCGAAGAGCGAACCAAAGCGATTTTTCGAAGCGCTGGCCATGAAAAATATATTGGCAATTTGCCGAGCGAAATGGTCAATGAAGCCGAATTTCACGCGCTTGTCAAAGCCGTTTTGGAGGAAATTGGCGAAAAAGACGCGTCTGAAATTCTAAAAGATTCCGGCCAACGAACCGCCGAATATTTACTGAAAAATCGAATTCCGGGCATCTTTCAATCGCTGGTGAAGCTGATGCCAAAGAAGTTGGGCATGAAATTGTTGCTTTTTGCCATCAGTAAAAACGCGTGGACTTTTGCCGGAAGCGGTGCGTTCAGCTTTGAAGTCGGTGACACGATGTATATTCGCGTTCGCGTAAGTTTTCCGTCAAAGCCGGTAGTCGCGTATTTTTACGGTGGCACGTTCTATAAATTGCTGCGCACGCTCATCGATCCGGCAGCGCATGTCGCCATTGAAGAGCACTCAGAAAAAGGCGAAATTGATTGCTTCTACAATGTGACGCTCCACTAA
- a CDS encoding BCD family MFS transporter, with protein MNIFKNIRLGLVHVGVAITFIPINGVLNRVMIHEMEMLASVVAALLIFPYLLSPLQLYIGRYSDTHPTFGYKRTPYILLGAVLCLAGSQIAPHAALSMSENFAGGLMLAIVAFGAWGLGYNLAAVSYLSLASDMANPKDRSRVISVMWFMMIAGIIITAASVGRALDPFTMDGLFQVFKNVGIASILLVLFGLVGLEPRTASLATAAAEERASHGEIIGAVAGNPQARLFFIYLIILLGSLLGQDVLLEPFGAHAFNLSVKETTHLTAIWGASTMSALLLHGFLFNRWFNNKQGSIVGAVVAGIGLLTIGMSGLFAEQAIFIPGIVLLGFGTGMATSTNLALMLGMTSSGQTGVFIGAWGVADALSRALGNFLSGIGRDTITHFTNSTTGYVSIFLIEAGLLMVSIFLLKYIDDHGVRNEKPSISDVIAIAGDAS; from the coding sequence ATGAATATTTTCAAAAACATTCGTCTTGGATTGGTGCATGTGGGCGTTGCCATTACGTTTATCCCCATCAATGGCGTTTTAAATCGGGTGATGATTCATGAAATGGAAATGCTGGCAAGTGTAGTGGCCGCGTTGCTCATTTTTCCCTATTTGCTTTCTCCGCTTCAGTTGTATATCGGTCGCTATTCTGACACCCATCCGACCTTTGGCTATAAACGCACGCCGTATATTTTGCTTGGCGCGGTGCTTTGTCTTGCCGGTTCGCAGATAGCGCCTCACGCAGCGTTGAGCATGAGCGAGAATTTTGCCGGCGGCCTGATGCTGGCCATTGTTGCTTTTGGGGCTTGGGGGCTTGGCTATAACTTGGCGGCAGTCTCTTATCTCTCGCTTGCAAGCGACATGGCAAACCCCAAAGATCGCTCGCGTGTAATTTCCGTGATGTGGTTCATGATGATTGCCGGCATTATTATTACGGCGGCATCTGTTGGGCGTGCGCTTGATCCTTTCACAATGGACGGGTTGTTTCAGGTTTTTAAAAACGTGGGCATTGCGTCGATCTTGCTTGTTTTATTTGGCTTGGTTGGGTTGGAGCCGCGCACGGCTTCGCTTGCTACGGCGGCGGCGGAAGAGCGCGCTTCGCACGGAGAAATTATTGGAGCAGTTGCCGGCAATCCGCAAGCGCGATTGTTTTTCATTTACTTGATCATTTTGCTTGGCTCGCTTTTAGGCCAAGATGTTTTGCTTGAGCCCTTCGGTGCGCACGCATTCAATCTTAGTGTGAAAGAAACCACACATTTAACGGCCATTTGGGGCGCTTCGACCATGTCGGCGCTGCTATTGCACGGCTTTCTGTTCAACCGTTGGTTCAATAATAAGCAAGGCTCAATTGTTGGCGCAGTGGTTGCCGGAATCGGTTTGCTCACAATTGGCATGAGCGGACTTTTTGCCGAGCAAGCGATTTTCATTCCAGGAATTGTGTTGCTTGGCTTTGGCACCGGGATGGCAACTTCTACGAACTTGGCCTTGATGCTCGGAATGACTTCCTCGGGGCAAACCGGCGTGTTTATTGGCGCTTGGGGCGTTGCCGATGCGCTGTCGCGCGCGTTGGGTAATTTTCTCAGCGGCATCGGGCGCGACACGATCACGCATTTTACCAACAGCACAACCGGCTATGTCAGCATTTTCTTGATTGAAGCTGGGCTGCTGATGGTTTCCATATTTCTCTTGAAATATATCGATGATCATGGCGTTCGCAATGAAAAGCCAAGCATCTCGGACGTGATTGCCATTGCAGGCGATGCGTCGTAA
- a CDS encoding biotin--[acetyl-CoA-carboxylase] ligase: MDTSIFLTAENIHSQLSSNQVIGKKVFCYHTASSTNEIGHKLARSGAFDGTLILAETQTRGKGRGEHVWLSNPGENLTFTIVLRPNCKPAQTTVLSLMGSLAIADAIYKMHNKKPEIKWPNDVLLGGKKVCGLLLESAISGEQADYVLLGIGLNVNQKVFPKEIESVATSLRLAANRAFSRAAVLSEVARHVEKRYLQFKANNSQSILEDWKAYCTMLGKKITFLHNGMERTGVAIDIDDYGYLRVRVGATALMLSHAEISNVRF; the protein is encoded by the coding sequence ATGGACACATCCATTTTTTTGACTGCTGAGAATATTCACAGCCAACTTTCCAGCAATCAGGTGATTGGAAAGAAAGTGTTTTGCTACCACACCGCCAGCTCAACCAACGAAATTGGACACAAGTTGGCGCGCAGTGGCGCTTTTGATGGCACTTTGATTTTGGCTGAAACCCAAACCAGGGGGAAAGGTCGCGGCGAACATGTCTGGCTATCAAATCCTGGGGAAAATCTTACTTTTACAATTGTACTGCGACCCAATTGTAAACCTGCGCAAACCACCGTGCTCAGCTTAATGGGCTCACTTGCCATTGCCGATGCGATCTATAAAATGCACAACAAAAAGCCCGAAATAAAATGGCCAAACGACGTTTTATTAGGCGGGAAAAAAGTTTGTGGATTGTTGCTCGAATCGGCGATTTCTGGCGAGCAAGCCGATTATGTTTTATTGGGCATTGGTTTGAACGTCAATCAAAAAGTTTTTCCAAAAGAGATTGAATCCGTAGCAACCTCCTTGCGCTTGGCTGCGAATCGCGCATTTTCGCGCGCAGCAGTCCTTAGCGAAGTTGCCCGCCATGTTGAAAAACGCTATCTGCAATTTAAAGCCAACAACAGTCAATCGATTCTGGAGGACTGGAAAGCTTATTGCACCATGCTTGGCAAAAAAATCACTTTTTTGCACAACGGCATGGAGCGAACAGGCGTCGCCATCGATATTGATGATTATGGCTATTTGAGGGTGAGAGTTGGCGCAACGGCTCTCATGCTCTCTCATGCGGAGATTTCTAACGTTAGATTTTAA